Within Vicia villosa cultivar HV-30 ecotype Madison, WI linkage group LG1, Vvil1.0, whole genome shotgun sequence, the genomic segment taataaaaagtttgattgaAGTAAAAACAATATAATATCTAGCatcagatattttatttattgaaattgaAGAGGACAATAATaaagattttgttgttgttgttaatactAACTTTCTTTGCCAAGGTTTCTACCAAACAAAACATGtgtctaatttttttatattcatttttctgtcGTTGCTCTCCATTTTCCCCCATGCTACCAAACAAAGCATTAATAGCGATGTACAATGTATATATTAACCTCATTTTGGAATTAGTTCATGCAAAACCCCACCTCCTTCGTTTCTCATAAATTCAAATGATTGTATTGTAAATAGGGTGTTTGCTTTGTGGTTTTgagttgaaaaaaaaatcattttttaatgataagtaacttataaatataaatagaaaGAAATCAAACAACTAAACACCACTAGCAGGCCAGCCATATGCATGTGCAGGAAGTGCTACAGCACAGGGTCCCAAATTTTGGGAGGCTCCAAAATTTTAAAAGgtctaatttttttcataaatattaatcaaaataaataaaatgttataataaaaaaccaataaatcaaaaaatgttataataaaaatttaatacatacaaaaattgagataaatcaaaactcaaaataattataattaaatatattattgattaattcATAAATGTAATTATATgtgtcttttttaattattataattgtgtttatattttaaatttgggctcatttttaaaattagaactgGACCTCTGCGTTGTTTGGACCGGCCCTGACCAATAGTATAGATTAAGCTTGAATTGATACAAGAAGTATCAAAAACACAAAGTCCCAAATGTTGCACAAATTTAATTAGAATATGTTTAAATCTcttttttttaatagataaattcataaaagtttttgttcaatttaatttagattaaaaaaattatggttGATTTCTTATTGTTCTCAATTTAATGAAATTATATTATGATGGAAAACTGTAAGATTTTTTCTTGTTCTAGAGGAGCGAGGTAAGGAGATTCTGTCTCTCTTGCTCTTCTATATTATTGAAAAAGTACTTagtatataattatttatgttgGTAGATTATGGTAAGTTGACATGCATATTAGTTAATAAGAAAATCATTCCTAGTCATATTTTTGTTTTGCAGATGACATTATGATATTCTACAGAGCTATTAGAAAAAAATGGTTAAGTTATTAACCATCTCCTAGGAAAATATGGTCAGAACTATCGTGATCTACACATCGGCGTAACTAAGTATAAACTTTACAGTGGAGATAGTTATAGATCTAGGTTGAGGCACATTGCATATATACATGAATTCAGTATGAGATATACATCATTTACCTATCTTTTTTATATTCAAAGAAAAATCTAGAACTCATCATTTTTAGATCATAGTAGATAAAGTATTGGCCAAACTAACTACATGGAAGGGCTAACTTCTTTCTATGATGTGTAAGGTTCAATTGGTCCAATCAGTCTACAAGATATGCTTCTATTTAGTCTTAAAATTTATGAATGACCAATCAATATTCTTAACAAATTAGATTCTTGCATAAGAAATTTTGTATAGACAGATGCATAAACAATAGAAAGTTGATTACTACAACTAAGAAGGTTATTTGTTCAACTTTGTTTAAAGGAGGTCTTGGTTTGaatgatattaaaataataaacaaatctGATTGTTTATCTCTTTGTTCAAAGTTGTTGACTatcaaaataaatagttttttataATATTAGTATATATTCAGACACACAAAAAATCATGCATCATATTTCGTAGTTAATTATAATTAAGCCttactttttctttttaaaataatataatagatGGTAGGATGGTAATAGAAAAAGACATCAATTTATAAATTAACAATTAGTtagaatataattatttaaatttaattgtatAATGCTTAATTAcgtataacatttaaaaataaaaataaatgagggtagtttttattatttagaaaagtaaaaaaaaaaaaaaaagtattggtTGAGTGTAGAAGTGTATATAGATTTACAACTAGGAGAGTCTACCGAAAAACATATTCTATGAAGCATTATtaacaaaaatacaataaaaaaattcatttttttaaagctgaaataaACGGGCCTATAGTAGTCTCTCTATTCTATTtattagagtttttttttaatttattaaataattaatatatgtatatattatattgattaaatatattaattaattaataaatttaaaaaataatatttttatagatAAAATCGAGGATAgtattagttaaaaaaaattggtGCTAATTTGACATTCTTtccttaatttttttataaataaatatcttttaGTTAATTACGTATATCTTTACGGAGATAAcaggttaaattataaaaaacagTGATTAAGAAATTGAACTTGTTTCAACCAAATGCTAACCATTTTAGCTCTAAATATTGATTCAACCTCAATTTTAAACATAGAGAGAAAAAAACGCTTTTGAAGCTAAAACCCACAACTTTTTAAGCCAAAAATCACCTTTTTgagacattttttttttaatttagaccAACAGTGTAACACAATGATAAAAAGTTCAACTTTAAAAGGAGAACTCTTTTCATGAACATGATTAAATAAGTCAAAATAAATTTAACCAAATTTACACTAAATATTATGTCTATTTTTATCATCTCTAAAATAATTTCTTTACCTCAACTTTTTGTTTGgtgttatatatttaatttggaGAATATCATTTTATAAACCAAATATTCTCAACACGCAATTGtgcgattaatctcaaaataCTGAGGATCGAACCCAGACTACTTGTTAAACTGATTTTTTTACCATTCAAATTTTTACCTTAACATTTTAAATTAACTTCACTAAGTGAAAAAAGAAAGTCTAATGATATTCTATTATGAAAATTTTGCAGAAAATTGGTAATGTCTCCGGTTATTAATCATAAACACATAGGAGTTCAAAATTTACATCATCCCAAAAAAGGGTTTTCTCAAACAGCAGAGCCACCCTTTCCAAAAATAGTACCACCACAATTATATATaaggaaaaaaaaactcaatactgtaaaaaaaaaagataaaatgaaaattttatccTATTACTGAAAAACCGCAActatgtaaaaaaaatgaaggggGTAAAATTGGGATTTGACGAAACGACGACGCATCAGCGAAGAGTGAACCACGAGATGAGTTGGCTACCGACACGGCGTTCGGTGAGCGCCACGCGCTCATCGGAGACAAGCGAAGACCGGCACAACGGACAATTGAAGTTGTACCGATGAAACCAGCCGTTGAGACAGTGGCGGTGGAAGACGTGACGGCAGGGAAGCTTCCGGACATGGTCGCCGTTCTCGAAGGTCGATTGGCAAAACACGCAGCGGTGGTTGTCGGATGAAGCGGCGTCTTCGTAAGTGTAGAAGTGTTGGTTGTTGAGAGAGAGTTGATCGGAGAGGAGGAGGATTCCGGCGAGGCCTGATCCGACGGCGGCGAGGAAGTGGTCATCGACGATCTGATCGGTTTGGAGACGCGAGAGGCCGATGGATTGGAAGAGAGCGAGGAGCATCGTGCGGATGTAGTTGACGCAGGTGGCGATGTGCATCAAGACGAGTAAGGGGATTGAGTCCGACGACACGTCGTTTAGTTGGTTTTGTAAACCCATCGCTTTGGTTTTGGGTTTGTGAATTGGAATTGAGAGAGTGTGGGAATTTGAGAGAAGAGGATGAAGAGCGTGTCGTTTTTATTTGTGTGGATTGTGAGAAGAGAAGAGGTTATATGGAGTTATAAACGGTGGTTTGATGTGATGGGGGAATCGCTAATTAACATTAGAGTAAGGGGGAGTCTATCTCAAAATTCTAATCAATCGGTTAGGTGTTttattaaacttaattaaattagtgGGATTTAGAGTAGCTTGGAATATTATAGATagactagtaaaggacccgtgcgcccgcacgggtcacgtaaagtcggtataacaatcaaaaacatataatattgttatggttaaataataaatttaaaaaaaaacgacgtatgtaatattttgaaaggaaaaaatattaaataactaaataattagaataaaacaattaataataatagttacaATAGAGAGGAAAAGAAAATTTGAACATAGATgtaacattttttatattaagtaaTCTTATATGTTTGATAATGtatccaaaaaaattatttaaatttgtggactacattataaatattaaataaatataatattgttatggttaaataattatattaaacaaactgaaaaatgtatataaatgaaaataattaaatcgtAAATATTTCTAATTAAAGCTGAAATATGTATGAAaacctaaataaataaataattagaacacaataacaattattaataattgtgaaagagaaaaaaaaacattataattctttattttatagtttttatgataatattagtttcttttttatattgtgatttattaaattaatttatataaattaatgataTAGTTATATGACTATTATGAATTTGTATTTGTAAGAATTAATACTTTATAAAATACcacaaatttgtttttttttttcttaagatttaaaaaataaacgAATAAATAAGTATgaacaattattattaattatgaaagagaaaaaaataaataaaactcttAAAAAGAGATACTATAAGTTTTGGATTACATTATAAAATAAACAGACATCAATGTGTTATTTTTTCCACACAATTAGAAAATTGACTGATGTATAAATAACGTGGAATTAATTATTACTCTTAAAAAGAGTTGATTGTATTTAGTTCTGCATGCACAGAAAAAGTGGATTTCTCCAGTTTCCAAAATCTCTTGCACGTTTACCTACTAAAGAGAAGTCTAAAAGGTAGTAGGTTTTTGGGTATATATGGTGATAGAAGCTTGGAAACTCCCACACTTCAAGTAAGAAAGGGCGAACAGTAAATCGGAAAGTTGGAAGAAAAAATGGCTAGGTTATGCAGTGAAATTTCTTATTTAGGTCACTGAAATTTCTTGTCGTTGAGGACCCTGTCGAAAGATTCGCGATAAAGCGAAGGATGAAGCAGAGATCCAAGCAACTCCGAATGAGGTCGAGAACGAAGAAACAGCGGATTACCAGGTTATGCAGTG encodes:
- the LOC131610293 gene encoding E3 ubiquitin-protein ligase RHA2A-like; the encoded protein is MGLQNQLNDVSSDSIPLLVLMHIATCVNYIRTMLLALFQSIGLSRLQTDQIVDDHFLAAVGSGLAGILLLSDQLSLNNQHFYTYEDAASSDNHRCVFCQSTFENGDHVRKLPCRHVFHRHCLNGWFHRYNFNCPLCRSSLVSDERVALTERRVGSQLISWFTLR